One genomic region from Mauremys reevesii isolate NIE-2019 linkage group 7, ASM1616193v1, whole genome shotgun sequence encodes:
- the LOC120409511 gene encoding bone morphogenetic protein 2-like, with protein MAASQAWHCLALLLLLFCDPAHLSRVPVRTQRKGIVAEAMRRLQEVFDIEALPHDVLPHRKPPQFMVDLFNKVADSNGITKAPGLLEGNVVRSLEDRDYFDQSYFYFNISSVGRNEQMLKAELRVFKLNKNHVPQKSFWQHFLKVDVYELLDRGSKPQRRNLISSRLLSLYTEGWEVFNVTQTVSKWVGNSSTNHGFLITTTHLSKTKMESNFVKFAKSRHNMRDSRNAFLVLFTNNDRQKSFSFLPSSTEFQPSLPEDDTSSHLPHQNEVFANIRVNKSRRIRDTSSFSPKDQIVPCQLNDLFVDFHEIGWAGWIIFPRGYKAYYCKGACLFPLGESLRATNHATVQSIVHTLKLSKDVSTPCCVPDKLSSISIMYFDDNENVVLKNYKDMVATSCGCH; from the exons ATGGCGGCATCCCAGGCCTGGCACTGCCTTGCATTGCTGCTCCTGCTGTTCTGTGACCCCGCTCACTTGTCCAGGGTGCCCGTGCGGACGCAGAGGAAAGGGATTGTCGCCGAAGCCATGCGGAGACTGCAGGAGGTCTTTGACATTGAGGCCTTGCCCCATGATGTCCTGCCTCACAGGAAGCCACCCCAGTTTATGGTAGATCTTTTCAATAAGGTGGCAGATTCCAATGGGATCACGAAggccccagggctgctggagggCAACGTGGTACGGAGCCTTGAAGACCGAG attattttgaTCAGTCTTATTTCTACTTCAACATCTCTTCGGTTGGGAGGAATGAACAAATGCTAAAAGCTGAGCTCAGAGTTTTCAAGCTAAATAAAAACCATGTGCCACAAAAATCTTTTTGGCAACATTTTCTCAAA GTGGATGTGTATGAGCTTTTGGACAGGGGAAGTAAGCCGCAGAGAAGAAATCTCATTTCATCCAGACTACTGTCTTTGTATACCGAAGGCTGGGAGGTGTTCAATGTCACACAGACA GTTTCCAAATGGGTTGGAAACAGCAGTACTAACCATGGCTTTTTGATCACTACAACTCATCTATCTAAAACCAAAATGGAATCCAACTTCGTCAAGTTTGCCAAGAGCCGGCACAATATGCGAGACAGTAGGAATGCTTTCTTGGTCCTCTTCACCAATAATGACAGACAGAAATCTTTCAGCTTCCTGCCCTCTTCCACTG AATTCCAGCCATCCTTGCCTGAAGATGATACTTCATCACACCTACCTCACCAAAACGAGGTCTTTGCAAACATCAGAGTGAACAAAAGCAGAAGAATTCGGGatacctcctccttctcccccaaaGACCAAATCGTGCCATGCCAGCTCAATGATCTCTTCGTCGACTTCCATGAAATTGGTTGGGCAGGGTGGATCATTTTCCCACGTGGCTACAAGGCTTATTATTGCAAAGGGGCCTGCCTGTTCCCCTTAGGGGAAAGTCTAAGAGCGACCAACCATGCTACCGTCCAGTCCATAGTGCATACGCTGAAACTGTCCAAAGACGTCAGCACGCCGTGCTGTGTCCCAGACAAACTGAGTTCCATCAGTATTATGTACTTTGACGACAATGAGAATGTTGTCCTTAAGAATTATAAAGACATGGTGGCCACGAGCTGTGGTTGTCACTAA